From the genome of Novosphingobium sp. P6W:
CTGGAAGTAGTCCAGCGCCTTGGCCTCGATCATCTGGCGGAAGCCGTAGCTCGAGAACTCGTGCTCTCCCGCCGCGATGGGGGTCGTGCCGAAGCGGCGCAGTTCGTGATAGCCGTTGATGTCGTCGGGGATGATCGCTTCTTCCAGCCAGCGCAGGTTGAATGGCTCGATCAGCCGCATCATGCGCTTGGCGTAGTCCAGGCTCCAGCCCATATAGGCGTCGGCCATGATGTCGACCTCGTCGCCCACGGCCTCGCGCACGGTGCGGATCAGTTCGACGTTGCGCGCCATACCTGCGGCCCCATCAATGGGCCCCCAGCCGAAGCGCAGCTTCATAGCCTGGTAGCCTTCCGTCTTGTAGCGGGTGGCCTCGGCCGCCAGTTCGTCGAGCGGGATCGAGTAGAGACGGCTGGCGTAGACCGGGATCTTCGCCTTGGTGCGCCCGCCCAGCAGGCGGAACACCGGCTGCTTCGCGGCTTTGCCCATCAGGTCCCAGATCGCGATGTCGAGCGCCGAGATGGCGACCAGCGCCACGCCCTTGCGTCCGAACGCCATTGTCTTGCGGTACATGTGCTGCCACAGAAACTCGCTGTCCCATGGGTCCTGCCCGATCAGCAGCGGGGCGAGATACTGGTCGATCAGCTGCTTGGTGACGAGTGGCGCGAGCGCGGCATTGCCGATGCCGACGAGGCCCTGGTCGGTGAAGACCTCGACGATCAGCCAGCCATGGAACGTGAACGTTCCCATCGTCTCGGGCGACAGCATCGGCGAGACGAGGTCCATGGGGTTGGTGCAGAAATGCGGCGGGAGCGCCACGGTGTCGCCCTGCCACTGGACGACGCGGGTGCGGACTTCGGTGATCTTCAAGGCAGGGCCCTTCCTGTGAAATCGAGTTGTTGGATGCGGGGAATGGTGAGGCAGATCAGCGCGAAAGCGATCAGGTGGAGCGTGGCGGCCACGGTCAGCACCGGGGTGTAGCCGGCATCGGCGTCGAGCGCCCAGCCGGCGGCCTGGCCCATGACGATGCCGCCGAAGGCGCCGCCAAGGCCGACGAGGCCAGCGAGGCGCCCCAGCGCGCTGCGCGGGACGAGATCTGTCGGCAGCGTCATTACCAGCGTCGACCAGCTCTGCTGCCCGAAGAAGGCGAGGCTGAAGATCATGATCACGGCGGCGACCGAGGCGGTCGTCGGCGCCAGCATCACCCACGGCATGCAGGCGGCGCTGAGGCCCAGCGCGATCTTGCGCGCGGCGTTGACCGAGCGGCCGGAGGACAGCAGCCGGCTCGACAGCCACCCGCCGCACAGGCTGCCGACGCCTGAGGCGGCATAGGGGATCCAGCCGATCGTGGCCGCCTGCTTGAGGTCGAAGCCGTGGGCTTCGAACAGGTACTTGGGAAGCCAGAAGAGATAGAAGTACCAGGCTCCATCGCTGAGGAACTTGGCGCCGACGACGCCGCGCACCTCGCGGCGAGATAGCAGCGCGGCGATGGTCGGCGCGGGGCCGGTCGCGACGGCTTCCTCGGCAGTTTCAGGCGGCGTGCGATAAGTCAGGAACCACCAGAGCGCCCAGGCAAGGCCCAGCCCGCCGGTGAGGAAGAACACCCAGCGCCAGCTCGCGAGACCGAACCAGTTGCCATAAGCGAGGACGCCCGCGATCAGCGGCGGCGCGATCACTGCGCCGACCGCCGTGCCGGCATTGACGAGGCCCATGGCGGCGGCCCGTCGCTCGGGCGGGAACCACTCGGCGACGGCGCGGGTGGCGGCGGGGAAGCCCCCGCCCTCGCCCATGCCGAGCAGCAGGCG
Proteins encoded in this window:
- a CDS encoding L-rhamnonate dehydratase yields the protein MKITEVRTRVVQWQGDTVALPPHFCTNPMDLVSPMLSPETMGTFTFHGWLIVEVFTDQGLVGIGNAALAPLVTKQLIDQYLAPLLIGQDPWDSEFLWQHMYRKTMAFGRKGVALVAISALDIAIWDLMGKAAKQPVFRLLGGRTKAKIPVYASRLYSIPLDELAAEATRYKTEGYQAMKLRFGWGPIDGAAGMARNVELIRTVREAVGDEVDIMADAYMGWSLDYAKRMMRLIEPFNLRWLEEAIIPDDINGYHELRRFGTTPIAAGEHEFSSYGFRQMIEAKALDYFQFDTNRVGGITAARKIQALAEAYSIPVVPHAGQMHNYHVVMASLNSPIAEYFPMVDVEVGNELFWYIFKGEPQAVDGYIDLDDNLPGLGLEIDEDALSRFKVIG
- a CDS encoding MFS transporter, yielding MAGRWAIAAMIAVAIAISYLDRQTLPWAIKYIEADIPIGNQTKAFLDSAFLATYGLMYLGGGWLLDRVGTRAGFLAIMVFWSLACASHGFAGGIAALVVSRLLLGMGEGGGFPAATRAVAEWFPPERRAAAMGLVNAGTAVGAVIAPPLIAGVLAYGNWFGLASWRWVFFLTGGLGLAWALWWFLTYRTPPETAEEAVATGPAPTIAALLSRREVRGVVGAKFLSDGAWYFYLFWLPKYLFEAHGFDLKQAATIGWIPYAASGVGSLCGGWLSSRLLSSGRSVNAARKIALGLSAACMPWVMLAPTTASVAAVIMIFSLAFFGQQSWSTLVMTLPTDLVPRSALGRLAGLVGLGGAFGGIVMGQAAGWALDADAGYTPVLTVAATLHLIAFALICLTIPRIQQLDFTGRALP